One part of the Rutidosis leptorrhynchoides isolate AG116_Rl617_1_P2 chromosome 1, CSIRO_AGI_Rlap_v1, whole genome shotgun sequence genome encodes these proteins:
- the LOC139860096 gene encoding uncharacterized protein, with protein MMMRRTPSTSTIVATHQLHHFHHRRRSAPPPPLPPSSHKAIQIGDDITSISVKIPFTDLNKPRSKHSLFHSLTTHGLPPLCRQRLKVHDDTSLWWFNQMLLFIVFLSLIFHIEKIGGNDEK; from the exons ATGATGATGAGAAGAACCCCATCCACTTCCACCATCGTCGCTACTCACCAGCTTCACCACTTCCACCATCGTCGTCGCTCAGCACCGCCACCACCTCTTCCACCATCGTCGCACAAAGCCATACAGATAGGCGATGATATTACTTCAATCTCAGTCAAGATACCTTTTACAGATCTTAACAAACCGCGTTCAAAA CATTCACTGTTCCATTCGTTGACTACTCACGGGCTGCCTCCTTTATGCCGCCAACGACTGAAG GTTCATGATGATACAAGTTTATGGTGGTTCAATCAAATGCTTCTGTTTATCGTGTTTTTAAGTTTGATCTTTCACATTGAAAAAATAGG TGGCAATGATGAAAAGTGA